CCGGTGGAAGGAAGGCAAAAAGTATAGGGATTAATAAGTCATACTGTCATGCAATGGGAATTTTGATTACAGCGAATCATGTAGAAATGGTATTAGTAAATCTTGGAGATGAGATTATAAAAAAAGATCGCATCCGTTTAAAATTTACGGCAGAATTATCCTATTGTACAGAGGTGGCACAAAAGGTCAAAACTTTTCTTGAAGGCGAAGTAGCGAAGGATACGCTACTTGGGATTGGAGTGGCAATTCCAGGAATTATTGATCAGAAAGAACGGATCGTTTTAAAATCCCATGCTTTAGGTATAGAGAATTATAGTCTGCGCTTTTTAGAGCAGGCGCTGGAAATTCCAGTATATTTTGAAAACGATGCTAATGCTGCAATGCTTGCAGAAAAAAAGCAAAAGTATCCAAATGCGATATATCTGTCTTTGAACCACACCTTAGGAGGTGCATTCTGCATAGATGGAAAGCTGTTTCGTGGGCAAAACCAGAAAGCAGGGGAGTTTGGTCACATGATACTCGTTCCCGGTGGAAGAAAGTGTTATTGTGGTAAATCAGGATGCGCAGATGCATATTGTGCTGCAAGTGTACTGACACAAGATAACAGGCAGTCACTGGATGCATTTATGGAAAAAGTTGAAAGTGGTGATGAAAAAATTTTGCAGACATGGAATGAGTATCTGGATCATCTTGCTGTTTTGATATCAAATCTGCGGATGGCATATGATATGGATATCATACTAGGCGGTGATGTGGGAGGTGTATTGTCAGATTATATGATACCACTGGGAGAAAAAGTGATGGCATATAATGGCTTTGAGCATGATGTTTCATACTTGAAAAATTGTTCGTATAAGAAAGAAGCGTCGGCTGTTGGAGCTGCGAAATACTTTTTTACAAAACATATAGTAGAATTGTAGTAACTGTTCACAGGTAGGAATTTTCTGAACTGAAAATTCCGTACGGTACAGCTCCCACTGACAGGTTGCAAAGCGAATGCGGACGTTCGACTTGATATGTGTGAAAAACGAGAAGTTGTGTAAAATTAAAAAAAGATATTATAGTAAAAAACGGAAAGAAAACAGTAACTAAGGTTTTCTTTCCGCTTTTTTTGCGTGTTAATTGTGAAAAATATACAAAAAATGTGTTTTAAAATTATGAAATATATAAAAATATGAAAAAACATATTGACAAATTGTGTTTATGTGGCAATAATATAATTACTTTGATAAAACATTTTATAAAACATAAAACAAAACAATGTGAAAAGGAGGAAACAATTATGTTACAGCAGGTAATGACAAATCCAGGAGAAATTATTTTCAGAGAGGTTCCGGTTCCGGAGGTAAAGGAAAATCAGGTGTTGGTAAAGATTATGAATATTGGTATTTGTGGATCAGATATTCATGTTTATCATGGAAAACATCCGTTTACAAAATATCCGGTAACACAGGGACATGAGGTTTCCGGTGAGATTACAGAACTTGGAAAAAATGTCACAGAGTTTCATGTGGGACAGAAGGTGACGATAGAGCCTCAGGTATATTGTGGACACTGCTATCCATGTCGTCATGGAAAGTATAATCTCTGTGAGGAATTAAAAGTAATGGGATTTCAGACGACAGGAACAGCATCTGAGTATTTTGCAGTGGATGCATCTAAAGTAACACCTATTCCAGAAGATATGTCCTATGAAGAAGGCGCTATGATCGAACCTCTTGCTGTGGCAGTTCATGGTGTAAAACAGATAGGCGATGTGGCTGGCATGAATATTGCAGTCCTTGGAGCAGGACCGATTGGAAATCTCGTGGCACAGGCAGCAAAAGGAATGGGGGCAGCGAAAGTACTGATCACAGATATCAGTGATCTTAGACTGGCAAAAGCAAAAGAATGTGGAATTGATGTGTGTGTGAATACCCAAAATAAAGACTTTGGTGAGGCAATGATCGAAGCATTTGGACCGGACAAGGCGGATGTGATCTACGACTGTGCTGGAAACAATATCACAATGGGACAGGCAATTAAATATGCAAGAAAAGGAAGTACGATCGTATTGGTGGCTGTTTTTGCAGGAATGGCAGAAGTAGATCTTGCAGTGGCAAATGACCACGAACTTGACATTAAGAGCACGATGATGTACCGCCATGATGATTATATAGATGGAATCAGACTGGTAAATGAGGGCAAAGTTCATTTGAAACCGCTCATCTCAAAGACATTTGCTTTTAAAGATTATCTGAAGGCATACCAGTATATTGATGATAACCGCGAGACAACGATGAAAGTAATTATCAACGTCAGTGAAAAATAAGGAGTGTATATGGAAAGCGAAAACAAAAATGGAAAAGTACCGCTGATCAGTAAGATTGCATATGGGTTTGGTGATGTTGGATGTAATTTCAGCTGGATGTTCGTCAGTAATTTTCTGATGATATTTTATACAGACGTGTTCGGAATCAGTATGGCGGCTGTGTCAGCACTTATGCTTTTTTCAAGATTCTGGGATGCAATCAATGATCCAATCGTCGGGGGACTTACAGATAAAACAAAATCGAGATGGGGACGGTACCGTCCATGGCTGTTAGTAGCGGCACCAATCACAGCGATTCTTCTTGTTATGACATTCTGGGCAAGACCTGACTGGCCGCAGAATGGAAAGATCATTTATATGGTAATTACATATTGTCTGCTGGTTTTAGGGTATACCTGTGTGAATATTCCATATGGAACCTTGTGTGGTGCTATGACACAGGATATTGATGAACGTGCAAAAATAAATACATCCCGTTCGGTTGCAGCGATGATTGCAATTGGTGTGTTAAATATTATCACAGTTCCACTGCTCAGTAAATTCGGCAGTCATAGTGCAAAGACAGGATATCTGACGGTTGCGGTCATATATGGATGTATTTTTACAGCCTGTCATTTCTTCTGCTTTGCGAAGACGAAAGAGGCAGTGATTACTCCGGAAAAAGAAAAAATTTCTATAAAGATACAGTTGAAAGCAGTCATGCAGAACAGACCATATCTTCTTGCATTGGCAGGACAGATATTATTTGGATTTACACTGTATGGTAGAAACGCAGATATTCTGTATTACTTTACATATGTGGAAGGGAATGCCTCCTACTACACAACTTATTCGATGTGCATCACTATTCCTTCTATCATCGGGGCAGCCTGTTTTCAACCATTATTCCGCAAGTTGAATAACAAAGGAAGAACAGCATCTCTCTTTGCTTTATTTACAGGAATTTCCATGTTGTCTATGTTTTTCTTCAATGCCAAAGAATCACCGGCTATTTTTTATGCATTATCTGGTCTCACACAGTTTTTTTTCTCTGGATTTAATACCGCAATCTATGCAATCATTCCAGACTGTGTGGAATATGGGGAGTGGAAAACCGGACTTAGAAATGATGGTTTTCAGTATGCGTTTATTTCACTTGGAAATAAAATCGGAATGGCAGTTGGAACAGCACTTTTAGCAGGATTACTTGGAAAATATGGTTATATTGCAAATCAGACACAAAATGCAATTGTACTTTCAATTATGAAACATGCATTTACGACGATTCCAGGTGCACTGTGGATTGTGACTGCGGTTGTATTATTTTTCTACCGGTTAAATAAAAAACGTTATAACGAGATTGTGGAGGAACTGAAAAATGGAAGAAAAAGTTGATATCGTGGCATTGGGAGAATTGCTGATTGATTTTACGGAAGCAGGATACAGTCAGGATGGGAGAAAATTGTTCGAACAGAATCCCGGCGGTGCTCCGGCAAATCTTCTAACCGTTGCAAGTCACTTTGGGTATCGCACATCTTTTATTGGAAAAGTTGGAAACGATATGCATGGTAAATTTTTAAAGAAGACATTGCAAAAGGAAGGAATCAATACAGATGCTATTGTTGAAGACCCGGGTTATTTTACAACGTTGGCATTTGTGGAAATCGGTGAAAATGGAGAACGAAATTTTTCTTTTGCAAGAAAACCGGGTGCAGATACACAGTTAAAAAAAGAAGAACTGGATCAGACATTAATTTCAGGTTGTAGAATTTTTCATTTTGGATCATTATCGCTGACAGATGAACCGGCAGAAAGTACAACGATTGAAGCGGTAAAAATGGCAAAAGCAGCGGGTGCACTTATTTCATATGATCCGAATTATCGCCCGTCTCTTTGGAAGAGCAAAGAGGATGCAGTGAAAAAAATGAAATCTGTCATAGAATTGGTAGATGTCATGAAGGTATCGGATGAAGAGAGTACTCTGTTGACAGAGGCGAAAAGTTATGAGCAGGCTGCAGATCAACTTCTTGCCATGGGACCAAAGCTGGTTGCCATTACATTGGGAGAACAGGGCGTTCTTATGGCAACAAAAAGCAGAAAAGAAATCATCAAAGCATTTCAGATACATGCGGTCGACACGACTGGGGCAGGTGATTCATTTTGGGGAGGCGTATTATGCAGTATCCTTTCTATGAATAAGAATGTTGAAAAAATGGAATGGGAAGAAATCAAAAAGTGTGCTGTTTTGGGAAATGCAGTTGCTGGATTGTGTGTGCAAAAGAGAGGTGGAATCCCTGCGATTCCGACGAAAGAGGCAGTGTTTGAATTTATGCAGAAATAATGAATGTATACGAACAAACTCGGGGCTGTAAAAATCCCTCTATTTTTAACAAGGATATAAGCAGGAAAACTTTCAAGATTGGGTTGTTTGGAAGAGACAGCAAGACGGTTATGGCTCATTGCGTACACTCCGACGAAAAAGAAATTAAAAGAATGAAGGAAAATGGTGTGTTTATCGCACATTGTCCGGAATCTAATACGAATTTATCATCAGGAGTTGCACCTATCAGACAATATTTGGAAGAAGGAATGTTCGAAGCAGGATACGAAATGGATGCAGTAGTGCTCAATGATAAACGATTGATTCATTCACAGGAGATGAATGTGGAACAGCGTTTAGAACGAATGATTTATTTGGCGGATGAACGAGAAGTTTATACTAAATATGTAGCTGGAGAAAAAGGTATTTCAATATATTGAAGAACAGGATGAAAAGAAATAACTTCATAATAATATCGAACTTAAGCAATGGCTGTTGGTGCGAAAGCATCAGCAGCTATTTTTTTACTTAAGGGAGTTGATACTTTGAGTAAATATTATTCTATACATAATCATTTCAGATTCAGAACTCAGAAAAGAATTTACAAAGCTTAGATATTCTGAAGAATATGCAAGATTGCTGAATATTTCAAATAATGTAACCAAACAGGCAATCAAAGATGCCTGTACTGCGTATAAGAATTTTTTCGAGTGTTTGCAAAAATTTCCAAGATTCAAGTCCAGAAAGAGATCAAAGCCAAAAATGAATTGGGTAAGACTTGTAAAAAATAATACAACATGACATAATCGGATTGACTAAAGAAACACCGATATTTATAATATAGACAAAATGAGAATGACATGGATGGAGGACAGGGTAATGGAGAAATCTGTAACACTTGAAGAGGCATTAAAAAGAATTGAGGAGTTGGAAAAAGAGAATGTAGAACTTCGGGAGGAATTGGAGTATTACAGAAATCGTAAATTAAGCGGTCGTCAGAAACATAACGCCAAGTGGAGGGCAATTTATAATGATTTTGTTGTTGGGTATGAGAGCGGTATGACGATGATAGAAATTGCGAAGAGGAACAATGTCAGTGAGAGGACGATTTATAGGTATAAAGCATATTATGACAAAATGAAGAAAAAAGAGGAATAGGCCAGTTTGCTGAATATGGATATGAACTTAAGGCTTTTAATCAGCAGGTAAAAAGAAATATAGAAAGATTTCAGAATGATATGATGTTTCAATTATCTGATAATGAAGTTAAATATTTGCGGTCACAATTTGTGACCGCAAATATAAGCAGCAAATCCCGCAGCAATCCTTACGTTTTTACGGAACAAGGTGTATACATGTTAATGACGGTACTAAAAGGAGAACTTGCAGTAAGACAAAGCATTGCATTGGTGAGAACCTTCAAAAGAATGAAAGATTACATTTTAGAAAATCGTGATTTAATAGGTCAGCGGGAAATACTTCAGTTAAGCATGGAAACTGCTAACAACAGAATAGAAATTAACAAAATTAACTCAGATATGATATCTATTGAAAAGCAGATTTCAGATGTTGCAGAAGGCTTGAAGGATGTTGTGACAATATGTCGTTGACAATTATATTGGTTTAAGGACGCTGGTACACCTTAAGAATTCTCCTACTGGAGTAGATATTATTTTATTCAGTGATAATGTTGGAAATAATAAACTTCACAACATAGAATTTATAGATTTCTGCAAGGAGTACCCAACAGTAAATTTGTCAATGAAAAAGACAGGCGGTATATTCCATGATCGTTTTATCGTGTTGGATTATGGAACTGCTGATGAAAGGGTTTTCTTATGTGGTGCTTCATCAAAGGATGCAGGCGCTAGAATAACCAGTATTGTTGAAGATTATGGAATATCTAAATATGTCCCAGTGCTCTTTAAGATAAAGTAGAAATAGTGCAATTTTCGCATGATATTATACAAGAATTACATAGAAATATATCGTATTATTGATATGGTATTCTTGAATTGTATGTGAGGAGAAAAACTATGGCAGCGGAAAGAAAAACATTAACACAGCTATCTGTGCCAATATGCTTAGAAACTTTATTTTATATGCTTTCAGGTATGGTTGATACGCTTATGCTATCATCTGTAAGTGATCAGGCTGTAGGAGCAGTGGGAACAGCAAATACATATATAGGTGTTTTTATTATTATGTTTGGAGTAATATCATCGGGTATGATAGCCGTTATGTCACAAAATATCGGAGCCGGAAGACCGGGGATAGCATATCAGGCAAGACAACTTGGACTTATATTCAACGCATTGATAGGTATCGTAATGTCTGTCGTTCTTGCTACTTTTTCTGGTGGGATACTTAGAATCGTAAGTATTGCTCCGGCTTTGCTTGAGCCGGCTGAAATATATCTTAGAATTGTTGGCGGCGCATGTTTTTTAAATGCACTGATTCCTATTTTCTCCAGTTATTTGAGAGTGTTTGGATATACAAAACATTCTTTGATAGGAACTGTTGTTGGAAATGTTCTCAATATAATACTTAATTCAGTATTTTTATTTGCATTCAACTGGGGTGTGATGGGAGTTGCTGTTGCCACGGTTATTTCGAGAGTTGTAAATCTTATTATTGTAGCCGGCATGGGGGCTGTACTTATAAAAGCAAAGCAGAGTCCTGAGCGGATTACATCAAGAAAGATATTTGCGCAGATTGTTAAGATTGGTTTTCCTTCTGCGCTTGAAACAGCACTTTACAACATCGCAATGACATTTATAGTGCGTTTTATGAATCAGATGGATGTGGATGGAATGAATGTTATAGCGCGTTCATATGCTGTACAGATTGCAAATTTCTCGTATTGCGTGGGAGCTGCCCTTGCTCAGGCAAATGCAATTATGACCGGTTGGAGAATTGGAGCAAAAGAGTTTGAGGAATGTAACAGGGGGACGAGAAAAGCTGCGATATATGGTATCATCACAGCAACATGCTTTTCCGTGACCTTTGCATTTGCCGGACATTTTATCGTGCATATATTTACTGATGATTCACAGATGATAAATCTTGTGGTAAAGTTGTTAATAGTAGATATATTTCTTGAACTTGGAAGGGTAACAAACCTTGTATATGGGCAGGCGTTAAAAACGAGCGGAGACGCACTTTTTCCGGTTATATTAGGTGCGATATTTATGTATTTGTTTGCAGTTGGCGGAACTTATTTTCTCGGAATACACATGGGATTTCTGGCTGTAGGAGCATATATTGCTATGGCAGGTGACGAATGTGCGAGAGCTGTGGGAATGGTACTTAGATGGAAGAGTGGAAAATGGAAAAGTAAAGGTCTTGTAGAAGTATAGGAGAGATTATGTACTTTGAATTAAAAGAAAATAAACCACACGGTACAAAGGATGATCCGTTTAGTACATATCATATAAAAAATGGGGGACGATCATTTCAGATACCGGTACATTGGCATGATGAACTAGAAATTATATATGTAAAAAGTGGTTTTTTGACTGTAAGTATATCAGGAGAAAATTATATTGGAACTCCCGGGGATGCTTTTGTAGTGTCGCCGGGTAATCTGCATTTCATGGGTTCACAGACTGGTACAGTAGATTATTTTACTTTCCTTTTTCCGGTAGAATACATATCTTTTTGCATAAATGATATGTTAGATGATAAATTACTGAAGCCGCTAAAAAATGGTCATCTGATGATAGGACCAAGAGTAAAAGATACAGCAAAAGAACTGTGTGAGCAGTTGGTTGAGACACATATGGCAAAAAATAAGAAAATTGAGTCCGAAATAACTGCTCAGATAAAGACAAAAAGAATTCTTTTACAATTTATTCTTGAAATGTGGGAGAAGGGCTTTGTGATCGAAAATGATAAAAGTGGGAGAAATACTGTAGAAAAAGAAATGATTTCATATATACAGCAGAATTTTAAAGAAAAGATATCGTTGAAAGAATTTGGTGAGCTGTTTCATCTTTCAGAAAAATATATATCGCGATATTTTAAGGAACATTTTCATATTACACTCTCGCAATATATAACACATTTACGATTAGAATATGCAAAACAGCTGTTACAAGATACGGATACTCCTGTTACAGAGATTGCAATGCAGAGTGGATATCAGAATGTAAGCTATTTTATCAGAATCTTCAAAAAAACATATGGAGTTTCTCCGTTAAAATATAAAAAAATAAACCAAGTGCATGGTTGAAATAGGATTTGAAAAAATATAAAAGATGCTATCCAAAAGGGTTAGGGAACAAGCAAAAGAGAGTTTCCTAGCCCTTTTTGTATAAAAATAACCAGTTCAAGTCGAACGTCCGTGAGACTTGGCGCGTGATTCTGGTCAGCGAAGCTGACATATTCCAATCAGAATCACTGCGCATCCTCGCGGAGCGTTTATCTCAGTCGGAGATTGGACTCCCACTGAGACAAATTTGTTATTACTCACCACCTGAAGAGGTGGGAGTCTTCTCGACTGAGATAAATATTATGTCACAGGTACTTCCCCTGTAGATTTCCGTTCAATTAGCTGCGCATGCAATAAAAATGTGCTGATTGAAATGTTGTTAAGTAGACTTGATAGTGCAAAAAAACCGCTTTTTCCAAGTTCAAGCCGATCTTGTCTGATTGTAGTCAATGGAGGAGATGTATATGCTGCAATCGGAATATCATCAAATCCAATAATACTGATATCCTCAGGCACCTTGTATCCTAGTTGTTGACACTGGATAAGGGCTGCATTGGCAAGAGTGTCCTGGCTACAGATGATAGCAGTCATTCCTTTTTCCAGAAACCGTGGCAGGTGCTTTTCCATACATTCAGACAAATAATAAGAGCAGCCGGTAGAATCAGAAGAAGTCTTCAGTCCATGCTGGTGCATGGCACGGAGAAAGGCTGCATGTCGTATCTGAAGAATCTGAGAGCCAAGAGAACCGCTGAGATAGGCAATCTTACGATGACCAAGTCCGGCAAGATAAGAGACAGCAAGTTCCATTCCCTCATCATTATCAATACCTACATAAGCAGTAGAGGGATTCCCGATAATATAGTTATCGAAAAGCACGGCAGGAGTGTGGCTGGTTTTAAAATCCTGAATCCAAGGGTCATTCAAGGAAAAGCCGATTACAAAAGCTCCTACGTAATTATGCTCCAACATAAAAACATCATAATGTTGGTTCCGTTGCATCTGAACGTCCACAGGTACGATTTCAATATCAAAACCGGCTGGTTCAGCCATTTGGCGAAAACCAAGCAGAATGTCATAGGCAAAATGATGTGGCTCTTCGTATTGTATATTCTCTTTTTCTGTTATAATACAGATTTTTTTTACGGGTTTCTTATAACGACGTAGTTTAGTATAACCGAGGGCTACAGCAGTTTCTAAAACCTGTTTCCGTAAAGTTTCGCTGATATCAGGTGCATCATTGAGTGCTTTGGATACAGTACTCTTGGAAATGTTCATCTTATCAGCAATATCTTGGATTGTAGTCATAATATGTGATCCTTTCATGAAGTAGGAAAATAAATCTTATTTTATTATATACAATGATATGGTAAAAAGCAATGAACTATAAGAAAAATAAAAGTTTAGACAAGTTTCGAAAACGGGAAAATAAAAAATAATGCACAAAAAACAAGGTGAAAAAATGTAAAAAATGACAAAAAATAAGTAGTGGATTGAAAAAAGATTGACGAAAAATTGAAAAAGACGTATATTGAGTTCAACGAAACAATACGAAACAAAGAAGCGAAAGGGAGAAAGATGATGAAAAGAAGACTGGCAACATTTCTAACAGGAATCATGACTGTAGCTCTGGTGGCAGCAGGACTAACCGGATGTGGGAGCAGTACGGCGGATAAAGGGTCAGAAAAAGTCAGACTGATGGTATGGTCTCCATCGGAAGATCAGTCAAAAGACAGTGGTGAATGGCTTCAGACAATGTGTAACAATTTTGCAAAAGAGCATCCGGAGTGGGATATTACATTTGTCTATGGAGTAGCTGACGAAGCGACTGCCGCAGATCAGGTGGCACAGGATCCGGAAGCAAGCGCAGATGTATTTATGTATGCAAATGATAGGATCACATCGCTTACAGATGCGGATGCAGTAGCAAAATTTGGTGGGAAATATAAGGAAGAGATTGAATCAACCAACTCGAAGGAACTTCTAGATTCGTTGAAGGTTGACGGAGAACTTTACGGGGTTCCGTTTACAACCAATACCTGGTATATGTTTTATGATAAGTCAGTGTTTTCAGAAGAAGATGTGAAAAATCTGGATACGATGCTGCAAAAAGGAACAGTATCCTTCCCATTTACTAATTCATGGTATCTTCCGGCGTTCTATCTGGGAAATGGATGCACCTTGTTTGGAGATGGAACAGACGAGTCAAAAGGAGTTGATTTTGCAGGAGAAAAGGCAGTGGATGCAACCAATTATGCAATTGATCTGGCAGCAAATCCAAATTTTAAAATTGACGCAGATGGATCAGGACTTGCAGGACTTCGTGATGGCAGTGTAAAGGCAATGTTTACCGGATCGTGGGATGCAAATGCAATAAAAGAAGCACTTGGAGACAATATGGGAGTTTCATCGCTTCCGACCTATACAATTAACGGACAAGAGAAGCAGATGCTTGCATATGCCGGTTCAAAGGCAATCGGAGTTAATGCACATAGTGAATATATGGAA
This Ruminococcus hominis DNA region includes the following protein-coding sequences:
- a CDS encoding extracellular solute-binding protein; this encodes MKRRLATFLTGIMTVALVAAGLTGCGSSTADKGSEKVRLMVWSPSEDQSKDSGEWLQTMCNNFAKEHPEWDITFVYGVADEATAADQVAQDPEASADVFMYANDRITSLTDADAVAKFGGKYKEEIESTNSKELLDSLKVDGELYGVPFTTNTWYMFYDKSVFSEEDVKNLDTMLQKGTVSFPFTNSWYLPAFYLGNGCTLFGDGTDESKGVDFAGEKAVDATNYAIDLAANPNFKIDADGSGLAGLRDGSVKAMFTGSWDANAIKEALGDNMGVSSLPTYTINGQEKQMLAYAGSKAIGVNAHSEYMEQAVALAVYLGGSDAQRAHYEMRTVIPCNTELLKEKDIASDPLVRAQNDTFNNTSILQPFVASMSNCWTPVENMGKGIRNKSVTHENAKEQTEEMNEAMNSNGIN
- a CDS encoding LacI family DNA-binding transcriptional regulator; translation: MTTIQDIADKMNISKSTVSKALNDAPDISETLRKQVLETAVALGYTKLRRYKKPVKKICIITEKENIQYEEPHHFAYDILLGFRQMAEPAGFDIEIVPVDVQMQRNQHYDVFMLEHNYVGAFVIGFSLNDPWIQDFKTSHTPAVLFDNYIIGNPSTAYVGIDNDEGMELAVSYLAGLGHRKIAYLSGSLGSQILQIRHAAFLRAMHQHGLKTSSDSTGCSYYLSECMEKHLPRFLEKGMTAIICSQDTLANAALIQCQQLGYKVPEDISIIGFDDIPIAAYTSPPLTTIRQDRLELGKSGFFALSSLLNNISISTFLLHAQLIERKSTGEVPVT
- a CDS encoding helix-turn-helix domain-containing protein, which codes for MEKSVTLEEALKRIEELEKENVELREELEYYRNRKLSGRQKHNAKWRAIYNDFVVGYESGMTMIEIAKRNNVSERTIYRYKAYYDKMKKKEE
- a CDS encoding amidohydrolase family protein, with amino-acid sequence MNVYEQTRGCKNPSIFNKDISRKTFKIGLFGRDSKTVMAHCVHSDEKEIKRMKENGVFIAHCPESNTNLSSGVAPIRQYLEEGMFEAGYEMDAVVLNDKRLIHSQEMNVEQRLERMIYLADEREVYTKYVAGEKGISIY
- a CDS encoding MFS transporter — its product is MESENKNGKVPLISKIAYGFGDVGCNFSWMFVSNFLMIFYTDVFGISMAAVSALMLFSRFWDAINDPIVGGLTDKTKSRWGRYRPWLLVAAPITAILLVMTFWARPDWPQNGKIIYMVITYCLLVLGYTCVNIPYGTLCGAMTQDIDERAKINTSRSVAAMIAIGVLNIITVPLLSKFGSHSAKTGYLTVAVIYGCIFTACHFFCFAKTKEAVITPEKEKISIKIQLKAVMQNRPYLLALAGQILFGFTLYGRNADILYYFTYVEGNASYYTTYSMCITIPSIIGAACFQPLFRKLNNKGRTASLFALFTGISMLSMFFFNAKESPAIFYALSGLTQFFFSGFNTAIYAIIPDCVEYGEWKTGLRNDGFQYAFISLGNKIGMAVGTALLAGLLGKYGYIANQTQNAIVLSIMKHAFTTIPGALWIVTAVVLFFYRLNKKRYNEIVEELKNGRKS
- a CDS encoding zinc-dependent alcohol dehydrogenase, translating into MLQQVMTNPGEIIFREVPVPEVKENQVLVKIMNIGICGSDIHVYHGKHPFTKYPVTQGHEVSGEITELGKNVTEFHVGQKVTIEPQVYCGHCYPCRHGKYNLCEELKVMGFQTTGTASEYFAVDASKVTPIPEDMSYEEGAMIEPLAVAVHGVKQIGDVAGMNIAVLGAGPIGNLVAQAAKGMGAAKVLITDISDLRLAKAKECGIDVCVNTQNKDFGEAMIEAFGPDKADVIYDCAGNNITMGQAIKYARKGSTIVLVAVFAGMAEVDLAVANDHELDIKSTMMYRHDDYIDGIRLVNEGKVHLKPLISKTFAFKDYLKAYQYIDDNRETTMKVIINVSEK
- a CDS encoding ROK family protein, which produces MPTVLANVNDLLEKRVLEETGEYASTGGRKAKSIGINKSYCHAMGILITANHVEMVLVNLGDEIIKKDRIRLKFTAELSYCTEVAQKVKTFLEGEVAKDTLLGIGVAIPGIIDQKERIVLKSHALGIENYSLRFLEQALEIPVYFENDANAAMLAEKKQKYPNAIYLSLNHTLGGAFCIDGKLFRGQNQKAGEFGHMILVPGGRKCYCGKSGCADAYCAASVLTQDNRQSLDAFMEKVESGDEKILQTWNEYLDHLAVLISNLRMAYDMDIILGGDVGGVLSDYMIPLGEKVMAYNGFEHDVSYLKNCSYKKEASAVGAAKYFFTKHIVEL
- a CDS encoding MATE family efflux transporter, producing MAAERKTLTQLSVPICLETLFYMLSGMVDTLMLSSVSDQAVGAVGTANTYIGVFIIMFGVISSGMIAVMSQNIGAGRPGIAYQARQLGLIFNALIGIVMSVVLATFSGGILRIVSIAPALLEPAEIYLRIVGGACFLNALIPIFSSYLRVFGYTKHSLIGTVVGNVLNIILNSVFLFAFNWGVMGVAVATVISRVVNLIIVAGMGAVLIKAKQSPERITSRKIFAQIVKIGFPSALETALYNIAMTFIVRFMNQMDVDGMNVIARSYAVQIANFSYCVGAALAQANAIMTGWRIGAKEFEECNRGTRKAAIYGIITATCFSVTFAFAGHFIVHIFTDDSQMINLVVKLLIVDIFLELGRVTNLVYGQALKTSGDALFPVILGAIFMYLFAVGGTYFLGIHMGFLAVGAYIAMAGDECARAVGMVLRWKSGKWKSKGLVEV
- a CDS encoding carbohydrate kinase family protein translates to MEEKVDIVALGELLIDFTEAGYSQDGRKLFEQNPGGAPANLLTVASHFGYRTSFIGKVGNDMHGKFLKKTLQKEGINTDAIVEDPGYFTTLAFVEIGENGERNFSFARKPGADTQLKKEELDQTLISGCRIFHFGSLSLTDEPAESTTIEAVKMAKAAGALISYDPNYRPSLWKSKEDAVKKMKSVIELVDVMKVSDEESTLLTEAKSYEQAADQLLAMGPKLVAITLGEQGVLMATKSRKEIIKAFQIHAVDTTGAGDSFWGGVLCSILSMNKNVEKMEWEEIKKCAVLGNAVAGLCVQKRGGIPAIPTKEAVFEFMQK
- a CDS encoding AraC family transcriptional regulator, encoding MYFELKENKPHGTKDDPFSTYHIKNGGRSFQIPVHWHDELEIIYVKSGFLTVSISGENYIGTPGDAFVVSPGNLHFMGSQTGTVDYFTFLFPVEYISFCINDMLDDKLLKPLKNGHLMIGPRVKDTAKELCEQLVETHMAKNKKIESEITAQIKTKRILLQFILEMWEKGFVIENDKSGRNTVEKEMISYIQQNFKEKISLKEFGELFHLSEKYISRYFKEHFHITLSQYITHLRLEYAKQLLQDTDTPVTEIAMQSGYQNVSYFIRIFKKTYGVSPLKYKKINQVHG